One Curtobacterium sp. MCLR17_032 genomic window carries:
- a CDS encoding 2-hydroxyacid dehydrogenase has translation MPIVTLPLPELVDGFGPAPDGIELDVWDVEAPYARADQVAIAFLPFYFGGRHRWQFVHDLPNLELLQLPSAGYEWATPHVPGHARLANGRGIHDDETAELAVGLALTSLREIAAFQFDRAEQRWDARETRSLADRRVTVVGYGAIGSAIATRFEAFRTHVTVVARTAREQDGRQVHAFGELPELARTTDVLVLIAPLTDETEGLVDADLLAALPDGALVVNVARGKVVDTDALVAELRSGRISAALDVTDPEPLPADHALWTTPNTVLTPHVGGNTDLSIPRSLDLIRRQVAALAEGRAFENVIDLPVEQA, from the coding sequence GTGCCGATCGTCACGCTGCCCCTGCCGGAACTGGTCGACGGTTTCGGCCCGGCGCCGGACGGCATCGAGCTCGACGTCTGGGACGTCGAGGCGCCGTACGCCCGGGCTGACCAGGTCGCCATCGCGTTCCTGCCGTTCTACTTCGGCGGACGGCACCGGTGGCAGTTCGTGCACGACCTGCCGAACCTCGAGCTGCTGCAGCTGCCGAGTGCCGGGTACGAGTGGGCGACCCCGCACGTGCCCGGTCATGCCCGGCTGGCGAACGGCCGCGGCATCCACGACGACGAGACCGCCGAGCTCGCCGTCGGGTTGGCGCTGACCTCGCTGCGTGAGATCGCCGCGTTCCAGTTCGACCGCGCCGAGCAGCGGTGGGACGCCCGCGAGACACGGTCGCTGGCCGACCGCCGGGTGACCGTCGTCGGCTACGGCGCGATCGGCTCGGCCATCGCGACGCGCTTCGAGGCGTTCCGCACCCACGTCACCGTCGTCGCCCGGACCGCTCGTGAGCAGGACGGTCGGCAGGTGCATGCGTTCGGCGAACTGCCGGAACTCGCCCGCACGACGGACGTCCTCGTGCTCATCGCGCCACTCACCGACGAGACCGAGGGGCTGGTGGACGCGGACCTCCTCGCCGCACTGCCCGACGGCGCGCTCGTGGTGAACGTCGCGCGCGGCAAGGTCGTCGACACGGATGCTCTGGTGGCGGAACTCCGCTCGGGCCGGATCTCGGCGGCGCTCGACGTCACCGATCCGGAACCCCTGCCCGCCGACCACGCGCTCTGGACGACACCGAACACCGTGCTGACGCCGCACGTCGGCGGCAACACGGATCTGAGCATCCCGCGGTCGCTCGACCTGATCCGGCGTCAGGTCGCAGCACTGGCAGAGGGCCGGGCCTTCGAGAACGTCATCGACCTGCCGGTCGAACAGGCCTGA
- the purL gene encoding phosphoribosylformylglycinamidine synthase subunit PurL, whose product MTTPVRPKPDTVQDAAETPDKEQPYAALGLKADEYAKIREILGRRPTSGELAMYSVMWSEHCSYKSSKNYLRQFGKKVTPEMTKNLMVGMGENAGVVDVGDGWAVTFKVESHNHPSYVEPYQGAATGVGGIVRDIISMGARPVAVMDQLRFGAIDHEDTARVVHGVVGGISFYGNCLGLPNIGGETYFDPVYQGNPLVNALAVGVLRHEDLHLANASGAGNKVVLFGARTGGDGIGGASILASDTFTEGGPTKRPAVQVGDPFAEKVLIECCLELFQKELVEGIQDLGAAGISCATSELASNGDGGMHISLDDVLLRDPSLTAEEILMSESQERMMAVVRPDKLDAFLEVVGKWEVETSVLGEVTGTGRLVIDWQGQEIVNVDPRTVAVDGPVYDRPVAYPTWIDALQADGAESLDRPETGPALKAQFLQLLGSPNLSDKRWVTNQYDTYVLGNTALSFPDDGGMIRVDEETGLGVAIATDANGRYCQLDPKQGARLALAEAYRNVAVTGAVPAAVTDCLNFGSPENPEVMWQFSEAVEGLADGCMELGIPVTGGNVSFYNQTGGTPIHPTPVVGVLGVIDDVAKRIPSGWQDDGHNIYLLGTTSLELDGSAWAGTVHDHLGGRPPMVDLGREKALAELIAAAADEQLLTSAHDLADGGLGQTLAESVLRFGLGARVVLDELESRDGVDTATALFSESTGRVIVTVRREDDVRFQGLCTGRGYPVLRIGVTDAASGSLEVQGAFEATIDELRGAHGATLPSYFGDVIKENVTEGYVGRGPLDDHGSFSPRTDS is encoded by the coding sequence GTGACCACGCCCGTCCGCCCGAAGCCCGACACCGTCCAGGACGCCGCCGAGACGCCCGACAAGGAACAGCCCTACGCGGCACTCGGGCTGAAGGCCGACGAGTACGCGAAGATCCGCGAGATCCTCGGCCGCCGCCCCACCTCGGGTGAGCTCGCCATGTACTCGGTCATGTGGTCCGAGCACTGCTCCTACAAGTCGAGCAAGAACTACCTCCGGCAGTTCGGCAAGAAGGTCACGCCGGAGATGACCAAGAACCTGATGGTCGGCATGGGCGAGAACGCCGGCGTCGTCGACGTCGGCGACGGCTGGGCGGTGACCTTCAAGGTCGAGTCGCACAACCACCCGTCCTACGTCGAGCCGTACCAGGGCGCGGCCACCGGTGTCGGCGGCATCGTCCGCGACATCATCTCGATGGGTGCCCGTCCGGTCGCGGTGATGGACCAGCTCCGCTTCGGTGCGATCGACCACGAGGACACCGCACGCGTCGTGCACGGGGTCGTCGGCGGCATCTCGTTCTACGGCAACTGCCTGGGTCTGCCGAACATCGGCGGCGAGACCTACTTCGACCCGGTGTACCAGGGCAACCCGCTGGTGAACGCACTGGCGGTCGGCGTCCTGCGTCACGAGGACCTGCACCTGGCGAACGCCTCCGGCGCGGGCAACAAGGTCGTGCTCTTCGGTGCCCGCACGGGTGGCGACGGCATCGGCGGGGCCTCGATCCTGGCGTCCGACACCTTCACCGAGGGCGGCCCGACCAAGCGTCCTGCGGTCCAAGTGGGCGACCCCTTCGCCGAGAAGGTCCTCATCGAGTGCTGCCTCGAGCTGTTCCAGAAAGAGCTCGTCGAGGGCATCCAGGACCTCGGCGCCGCGGGCATCTCCTGCGCGACGAGCGAACTCGCCAGCAACGGCGACGGCGGGATGCACATCTCCCTCGACGACGTCCTGCTCCGCGACCCGTCGCTCACGGCAGAGGAGATCCTCATGTCGGAGAGCCAGGAGCGCATGATGGCGGTCGTCCGCCCCGACAAGCTCGACGCCTTCCTCGAGGTCGTCGGCAAGTGGGAGGTCGAGACCAGCGTGCTCGGCGAGGTCACCGGCACCGGCCGTCTCGTCATCGACTGGCAGGGCCAGGAGATCGTCAACGTCGACCCGCGCACCGTCGCCGTCGACGGCCCCGTGTACGACCGCCCGGTCGCCTACCCGACCTGGATCGACGCGCTGCAGGCCGACGGCGCCGAGTCGCTCGACCGTCCGGAGACCGGCCCGGCCCTCAAGGCGCAGTTCCTGCAGCTGCTCGGGTCGCCGAACCTCTCCGACAAGCGCTGGGTCACGAACCAGTACGACACGTACGTCCTCGGCAACACCGCGCTGTCCTTCCCCGACGACGGCGGCATGATCCGCGTCGACGAGGAGACCGGCCTCGGCGTCGCGATCGCCACGGACGCCAACGGCCGCTACTGCCAGCTCGACCCGAAGCAGGGCGCCCGACTGGCCCTGGCCGAGGCGTACCGGAACGTCGCCGTCACCGGTGCCGTCCCCGCGGCGGTCACCGACTGCCTGAACTTCGGCTCGCCGGAGAACCCCGAGGTCATGTGGCAGTTCTCCGAGGCCGTCGAAGGCCTGGCGGACGGCTGCATGGAACTCGGCATCCCGGTGACCGGCGGCAACGTGTCGTTCTACAACCAGACCGGTGGCACCCCGATCCACCCGACGCCCGTCGTCGGTGTCCTCGGCGTGATCGACGACGTCGCCAAGCGCATCCCCTCGGGCTGGCAGGACGACGGCCACAACATCTACCTGCTCGGCACCACGAGCCTCGAGCTGGACGGTTCGGCCTGGGCCGGCACCGTGCACGACCACCTCGGTGGGCGTCCGCCGATGGTCGACCTCGGGCGCGAGAAGGCGCTCGCGGAGCTCATCGCCGCCGCGGCCGACGAGCAGCTGCTGACCAGCGCGCACGACCTGGCGGACGGCGGCCTCGGCCAGACCCTCGCCGAGTCGGTGCTCCGCTTCGGGCTCGGCGCCCGCGTCGTGCTCGACGAGCTCGAGTCCCGCGACGGCGTGGACACCGCGACCGCGCTGTTCTCCGAGTCGACGGGCCGCGTCATCGTGACCGTCCGGCGCGAGGACGACGTGCGATTCCAGGGCCTCTGCACGGGCCGGGGCTACCCGGTGCTGCGCATCGGTGTGACCGACGCCGCGTCGGGCTCGCTCGAGGTCCAGGGTGCGTTCGAGGCGACGATCGACGAGCTCCGTGGTGCACACGGCGCGACCCTGCCGTCGTACTTCGGCGACGTCATCAAGGAGAACGTCACCGAGGGCTACGTCGGTCGCGGGCCGCTCGACGACCACGGCTCCTTCTCTCCGCGCACGGACTCCTGA
- the purQ gene encoding phosphoribosylformylglycinamidine synthase subunit PurQ, with translation MRIGVITFPGSLDDRDAQRAVRLAGAEPVALWHGDHDLQGVDAIVLPGGFSYGDYLRAGAIAAKAPIMAEVIDVAGKGMPVLGICNGFQMLAEARLVPGAHTRNAHQQFIRRDQVLRVENADTAWTSGFDAQQEITIPLKNADGRFVADADEIKRIEDNGQVVFRYVGVNPNGSIDDIAGVSNERGNVVGLMPHPEHATEPGFGPDTRAAMASGTDGLTFFTSVIERALVK, from the coding sequence ATGCGCATCGGGGTCATCACCTTCCCCGGCTCGCTCGACGACCGCGACGCCCAGCGTGCCGTGCGTCTGGCCGGGGCGGAGCCGGTGGCGCTCTGGCACGGTGACCACGACCTCCAGGGTGTCGACGCGATCGTCCTGCCGGGCGGGTTCTCGTACGGGGACTACCTCCGTGCCGGTGCCATCGCCGCCAAGGCACCGATCATGGCCGAGGTCATCGACGTCGCCGGCAAGGGCATGCCCGTGCTCGGCATCTGCAACGGCTTCCAGATGCTCGCCGAGGCCCGTCTGGTCCCCGGCGCACACACGCGGAACGCCCACCAGCAGTTCATCCGCCGCGACCAGGTGCTCCGCGTCGAGAACGCCGACACCGCCTGGACCTCGGGCTTCGACGCGCAGCAGGAGATCACCATCCCGCTGAAGAACGCCGACGGCCGGTTCGTCGCCGATGCGGACGAGATCAAGCGCATCGAGGACAACGGTCAGGTCGTCTTCCGCTACGTCGGCGTCAACCCGAACGGGTCGATCGACGACATCGCCGGTGTCTCGAACGAGCGCGGCAACGTCGTCGGCCTGATGCCGCACCCCGAGCACGCGACGGAGCCCGGGTTCGGCCCGGACACCCGCGCGGCCATGGCCTCCGGTACGGACGGCCTCACCTTCTTCACCTCCGTGATCGAGCGCGCGCTCGTCAAGTGA
- the purS gene encoding phosphoribosylformylglycinamidine synthase subunit PurS has protein sequence MPTIVVEVMPKAEILDPQGKAVGNALARLGKNDLTNVRIGKRFEVSVDGPVDDATLAEVREIAVDVFSNAVIEDVVSVSVVE, from the coding sequence GTGCCAACGATCGTCGTCGAGGTCATGCCGAAGGCCGAGATCCTCGACCCCCAGGGCAAGGCCGTGGGCAACGCCCTGGCCCGCCTCGGCAAGAACGACCTGACCAACGTCCGCATCGGCAAGCGATTCGAGGTGTCCGTCGACGGTCCCGTCGACGACGCCACGCTCGCCGAGGTCCGCGAGATCGCGGTCGACGTCTTCTCGAACGCAGTCATCGAGGACGTCGTCTCCGTGAGCGTCGTCGAGTGA
- a CDS encoding PadR family transcriptional regulator, whose translation MSELTPLAYAALGLLNEGPTHPYEMFQTMVHRRDARNVKVRPGTLYHQVGRLVELGHAQAVGTEREGNRPERTTYAITDQGRTVLHDGLLHLLTEPADEYPVFHLAVAEIENIARDEAVSALSARASALERKQAETDEILDVVLAKDLPERYWLDVSYVRAMLAAQIEWLHATVARIERGDVPWGGPDPGPHAPADNTMNSNSKDTTR comes from the coding sequence GTGTCGGAACTGACGCCCCTCGCCTACGCGGCACTCGGGCTCCTGAACGAGGGGCCCACCCACCCCTACGAGATGTTCCAGACGATGGTGCACCGACGGGACGCCCGGAACGTCAAGGTCCGGCCCGGCACGCTCTACCACCAGGTCGGACGACTCGTCGAGCTCGGTCACGCCCAGGCAGTGGGTACCGAGCGCGAGGGGAACCGGCCCGAGCGCACGACGTACGCCATCACGGACCAGGGCAGGACGGTCCTCCACGACGGTCTGCTCCACCTGCTCACCGAGCCCGCGGACGAGTACCCGGTCTTCCACCTGGCCGTCGCCGAGATCGAGAACATCGCGCGCGACGAGGCGGTCTCCGCCCTGTCCGCACGTGCTTCCGCCCTCGAGCGCAAGCAGGCCGAGACGGACGAGATCCTCGACGTCGTCCTGGCCAAGGACCTGCCCGAGCGGTACTGGCTGGACGTGTCGTACGTCCGTGCCATGCTCGCCGCGCAGATCGAGTGGTTGCACGCCACCGTCGCACGCATCGAGCGTGGCGACGTCCCCTGGGGCGGTCCGGATCCCGGACCCCACGCCCCCGCAGACAACACGATGAACAGCAACAGCAAGGACACCACTCGATGA
- a CDS encoding DHA2 family efflux MFS transporter permease subunit translates to MTSASTAADLEHGKKPWPALWALVVGFFMILVDSTIVSVATPTIAKALDADINAVIWVTSAYLLAYAVPLLITGRLGDRFGPKVLYQVGLVVFTLASLWCGLAGSIEMLILARVVQGLGAAMMTPQTMSVITRIFPPQNRGAAMGLWGAVAGVASLVGPIVGGLLVDGFGWEWIFFVNVPVGIVAFVLAQKFVPSFERHGHRFDYLGIVLSAVGLFLLVFGIQEGETYDWGTITGPISVWSLIIAGIVVLVAFVVWQGVQKGEPLLPLGLFKDRNFTLANIAITAVGVAISSFALPIMLWAQDVLRFSPTQAALLLVPQAVISAGLAPFVGKKLNVWNPRWVASFGLACFSGGLFWFGALIAANADWGWVLLPSALLGLANACMWGPLSVSATRNLPPRLAGAGSGVYNTTRQIGAVLGSAGIAALMEARITAEFPQQSGGSGAGAEQTGSLPGFLLEPFSRAMGQSLVLPAVVLIAAIVAALFLAKPKQTVAWKQTGSVATQPDGSADAAPADGEREHVGAHAAAAAPATAADELAAGQHPGKHVEA, encoded by the coding sequence ATGACATCCGCATCAACCGCCGCCGACCTGGAGCACGGCAAGAAGCCGTGGCCAGCGCTCTGGGCACTCGTCGTCGGCTTCTTCATGATCCTCGTCGACTCGACGATCGTCTCGGTCGCGACGCCGACCATCGCCAAGGCGCTCGACGCCGACATCAACGCCGTCATCTGGGTGACCAGCGCCTACCTGCTGGCGTACGCCGTGCCCCTGCTCATCACCGGGCGTCTCGGTGACCGCTTCGGCCCGAAGGTGCTCTACCAGGTCGGGCTCGTCGTCTTCACCCTCGCCAGCCTGTGGTGTGGTCTCGCCGGGTCGATCGAGATGCTCATCCTCGCCCGCGTCGTGCAGGGCCTCGGCGCCGCGATGATGACCCCGCAGACGATGTCCGTCATCACGCGGATCTTCCCGCCGCAGAACCGTGGCGCGGCCATGGGCCTCTGGGGTGCCGTCGCCGGTGTCGCGTCGCTCGTCGGCCCGATCGTCGGCGGCCTGCTCGTCGACGGCTTCGGATGGGAGTGGATCTTCTTCGTCAACGTCCCCGTCGGCATCGTCGCGTTCGTCCTCGCGCAGAAGTTCGTCCCGTCCTTCGAGCGCCACGGTCACCGCTTCGACTACCTCGGCATCGTGCTCTCCGCCGTCGGTCTGTTCTTGCTCGTCTTCGGCATCCAGGAGGGCGAGACCTACGACTGGGGCACCATCACCGGCCCGATCTCGGTCTGGTCGCTGATCATCGCCGGCATCGTCGTGCTCGTCGCGTTCGTCGTCTGGCAGGGCGTGCAGAAGGGCGAGCCGCTGCTGCCCCTCGGCCTGTTCAAGGACCGCAACTTCACCCTGGCGAACATCGCGATCACCGCGGTCGGCGTCGCGATCTCGTCCTTCGCGCTGCCGATCATGCTCTGGGCGCAGGACGTCCTGCGCTTCTCGCCGACCCAGGCCGCACTGCTGCTCGTGCCGCAGGCGGTCATCTCGGCCGGCCTCGCGCCGTTCGTCGGCAAGAAGCTCAACGTCTGGAACCCGCGTTGGGTGGCGTCCTTCGGCCTCGCCTGCTTCTCCGGTGGCCTGTTCTGGTTCGGTGCGCTGATCGCAGCCAACGCCGACTGGGGCTGGGTGCTCCTGCCGAGCGCCCTGCTCGGCCTCGCCAACGCCTGCATGTGGGGACCGCTGTCCGTCTCCGCCACGCGCAACCTGCCGCCGCGTCTGGCCGGTGCCGGCTCGGGTGTCTACAACACCACCCGTCAGATCGGTGCGGTGCTCGGTTCCGCCGGCATCGCCGCCCTGATGGAGGCCCGCATCACCGCCGAGTTCCCGCAGCAGTCCGGCGGTTCCGGCGCTGGTGCCGAGCAGACCGGGTCGCTGCCCGGGTTCCTGCTCGAGCCGTTCTCGCGAGCCATGGGCCAGTCCCTCGTCCTGCCGGCCGTCGTGCTCATCGCTGCGATCGTGGCCGCGCTGTTCCTGGCGAAGCCGAAGCAGACCGTCGCCTGGAAGCAGACCGGTTCGGTCGCCACGCAGCCCGACGGGTCCGCCGACGCGGCTCCGGCCGACGGCGAGCGGGAGCACGTCGGTGCCCACGCCGCGGCCGCCGCACCCGCGACCGCCGCGGACGAGCTCGCCGCCGGGCAGCACCCGGGCAAGCACGTCGAGGCGTAG
- a CDS encoding cytochrome c oxidase assembly protein, with amino-acid sequence MAAALLVVAAVAYGAGLVAARRRGARWPWWRTLAFVAALALFAVVQFGIVGQYDRQLRWAFVLRIAVLFFAVPTFAALSGPFALLRTGGPTHLAESADAVLRSRPARFLGNAIVSPLVALALFCVMLTPLAAVLRQSLLSSVGITVLVPVLGFGLLAPLSEVGVLRSSAFATAEFLLAFVELVLDAVPAVVMRVSDHVLDGAGRVALHVPWAPSPLRDQHLAGDLLWFIAEVADVPVLIALFIRWQRSDRREAREVDDLTDEQMDALTREHLQRRP; translated from the coding sequence CTGGCGGCGGCGCTCCTCGTCGTCGCCGCCGTCGCGTACGGCGCCGGCCTGGTCGCCGCACGCCGCCGCGGCGCTCGCTGGCCGTGGTGGCGGACCTTGGCGTTCGTCGCCGCACTCGCCCTGTTCGCCGTCGTGCAGTTCGGGATCGTCGGCCAGTACGACCGCCAGCTGCGGTGGGCCTTCGTCCTGCGGATCGCCGTCCTCTTCTTCGCGGTCCCCACCTTCGCCGCGCTGTCCGGCCCGTTCGCGTTGCTGCGGACGGGAGGCCCGACCCACCTCGCCGAATCCGCCGACGCCGTCCTGCGGTCGCGCCCGGCACGGTTCCTCGGCAACGCGATCGTCTCGCCGCTGGTCGCCCTCGCGCTGTTTTGCGTGATGCTCACCCCGCTGGCAGCCGTGCTCCGGCAGTCCCTGCTGAGCAGTGTGGGGATCACCGTCCTGGTGCCAGTCCTGGGCTTCGGCCTGCTCGCGCCGCTGTCCGAGGTCGGGGTGCTCCGCTCCTCTGCCTTCGCCACCGCCGAGTTCCTGTTGGCGTTCGTGGAGCTCGTGCTCGACGCGGTACCAGCGGTCGTGATGCGCGTCAGCGACCACGTGCTGGACGGAGCCGGACGGGTGGCGTTGCACGTGCCGTGGGCGCCGTCGCCGCTGCGCGACCAGCACCTGGCGGGCGACCTGCTGTGGTTCATCGCGGAGGTGGCGGACGTCCCCGTGCTCATCGCCCTCTTCATCCGGTGGCAGCGCTCCGACCGCCGCGAGGCCCGCGAGGTCGACGACCTGACGGACGAGCAGATGGACGCGCTGACGCGGGAGCACCTGCAGCGTCGGCCCTGA
- a CDS encoding acyltransferase has product MSMQQADTSANTAQDVRGAIAQRDLVVDLIRTACVVLVVFVHVTMVGVGSDAAGLRVTSPLQELPWYVAATWIGQVMPLFFVVGGFASAVGWRSTVARGGGARDYVATRLVRLYRPAVPLFAVLAVGLGIATVLGTPADLLGELAFGIGSPLWFLAAYGITQCCVPLMARLHATAPWRTLAVLLLLAAAVDGVRLATGVAEVGLLNLGPVWLFAQQLGFLWADGWFARRSKLLLAGVAVVAYAVLVPLTSVGLWAPDMLQDLNPPMLPLALLAVGQACLVQLVHAPLTRLMHTRPAQAVVFLLGRDGMTIYLWHLPLFILLNGIGLLVGLPFPDPGSRTWWATRVIAVVVLLAATLGVARAVRRFDRPLPRLVPGADRPAWPVLAVAALCTIGPAFAVMQLHLSFPLALLGAVAIPVGTGLLSKTVAARGVRTM; this is encoded by the coding sequence ATGTCCATGCAGCAGGCCGACACGTCGGCGAACACCGCTCAGGACGTCCGGGGGGCCATCGCGCAGCGGGACCTGGTCGTCGACCTCATCCGGACGGCCTGCGTCGTCCTCGTCGTCTTCGTGCACGTCACGATGGTCGGCGTCGGCTCCGACGCCGCGGGCCTCCGGGTGACGAGCCCGCTGCAGGAACTGCCCTGGTACGTGGCGGCGACCTGGATCGGCCAGGTCATGCCCCTCTTCTTCGTCGTCGGCGGCTTCGCGAGCGCGGTCGGCTGGCGCAGCACCGTCGCGCGTGGTGGTGGGGCGCGGGACTACGTGGCGACCCGGCTCGTGCGGCTGTACCGGCCCGCGGTGCCCCTGTTCGCGGTGCTCGCGGTCGGGCTCGGCATCGCAACCGTCCTCGGCACACCGGCGGACCTGCTGGGTGAGTTGGCGTTCGGGATCGGGTCGCCGCTCTGGTTCCTCGCCGCCTACGGCATCACCCAGTGCTGCGTGCCGCTGATGGCCCGGCTGCACGCCACCGCCCCGTGGCGCACGCTGGCGGTGCTGCTCCTGCTGGCCGCGGCGGTCGACGGCGTCCGGCTCGCCACCGGGGTCGCCGAGGTCGGGCTGCTCAACCTCGGCCCGGTGTGGCTGTTCGCCCAGCAGCTCGGGTTCCTCTGGGCCGACGGCTGGTTCGCCCGACGCTCGAAGCTCCTGCTGGCGGGGGTCGCGGTCGTCGCCTACGCCGTCCTCGTGCCGCTCACCTCGGTCGGACTCTGGGCGCCGGACATGCTGCAGGACCTCAACCCGCCGATGCTGCCGCTGGCACTGCTCGCGGTCGGGCAGGCCTGCCTGGTCCAGCTCGTGCACGCTCCCCTGACACGGCTGATGCACACCCGTCCCGCGCAGGCCGTCGTGTTCCTGCTCGGCCGCGACGGCATGACGATCTACCTGTGGCACCTGCCGCTCTTCATCCTGCTCAACGGCATCGGGCTGCTCGTCGGGCTGCCGTTCCCCGACCCGGGCTCGCGCACCTGGTGGGCCACCCGTGTGATCGCGGTGGTCGTCCTGCTCGCCGCCACCCTCGGCGTCGCCCGGGCCGTCCGGCGCTTCGACCGCCCGCTCCCCCGCCTCGTCCCCGGTGCGGACCGCCCGGCCTGGCCGGTCCTCGCGGTCGCGGCGCTCTGCACGATCGGCCCGGCGTTCGCGGTGATGCAGCTGCACCTCTCGTTCCCGCTCGCGCTCCTCGGAGCGGTCGCCATCCCGGTCGGCACGGGGTTGCTGAGCAAGACGGTCGCGGCCCGGGGCGTGCGGACCATGTAG
- a CDS encoding Fur family transcriptional regulator encodes MVDDTELLRGAGLRVTAPRLAALRAIETRPHTTADDLVTALAAELPTTSHQAVYGVLGALTGAGLVRRIEPAGSPARYERRTGDNHHHIVCTMCGAIGDVDCAVGHAPCLTPSETHGFAVTTAEVTYWGICEQCAAAEQSGIDTDAVAANRPEPS; translated from the coding sequence ATGGTCGACGACACCGAACTGCTCCGCGGAGCCGGCCTCCGCGTCACCGCGCCGCGTCTCGCCGCCCTCCGGGCCATCGAGACCCGACCGCACACCACCGCCGACGACCTGGTCACGGCGCTCGCCGCCGAACTCCCGACCACCAGTCACCAGGCGGTCTACGGCGTCCTCGGCGCACTGACCGGCGCCGGACTCGTGCGCCGCATCGAACCGGCGGGCAGCCCCGCCCGCTACGAACGGCGGACGGGCGACAACCACCACCACATCGTCTGCACCATGTGCGGTGCGATCGGTGACGTGGACTGCGCCGTCGGACACGCGCCGTGCCTGACGCCGTCCGAGACCCACGGCTTCGCCGTCACCACCGCCGAGGTCACCTACTGGGGGATCTGCGAGCAGTGTGCGGCAGCCGAGCAGAGCGGCATCGACACCGATGCCGTAGCTGCGAATCGACCCGAGCCATCCTGA
- a CDS encoding catalase has translation MSDQNTPTTTTNSGAPVSSDQHSMGVGADGPLALHDHYLVEKLAQFNRERIPERVVHAKGGGAFGTFTVTHDVSQYTRAAFLQPGQTTEMLARFSSVAGEQGSPDTWRDPRGFALKFYTSEGNYDLVGNNTPVFFIRDGIKFPDFIRSQKRLPGSHLRDHDMQWDFWTLSPESAHQVTWLMGDRGLPASWRNMDGFGSHTYQWVNAEGERFWVKYHFITEQGHKTLTQEDADRIAGEDADFHIRDLHEAIERQDFPRWTLKVQVMPYDEAAEYRFNPFDLTKVWPHADYPLIEVGTMELNRNPENYFAQIEQATFAPSNFVPGIAASPDKMLLARIFSYADAHRYRVGTNHAQLPVNAPKNEVHSYSKDGGMRFDFQKSEVPVYAPNSLGGAHADPTATDDAPGWESDGALQRSAATLHPEDDDFGQAGTLYREVLDDAARERLVGNIAGHVSKVTRDDLRERVFAYWTSVDPDLGARVRAAVAPSAPGSNEDPQKVAVEA, from the coding sequence GTGTCCGACCAGAACACGCCCACCACCACGACCAACAGCGGGGCCCCGGTCTCCAGCGACCAGCACTCCATGGGAGTCGGGGCCGACGGCCCCCTCGCCCTGCACGACCACTACCTGGTCGAGAAGCTCGCCCAGTTCAACCGTGAGCGCATCCCGGAGCGTGTCGTCCACGCCAAGGGCGGCGGAGCGTTCGGTACCTTCACCGTCACGCACGACGTCTCGCAGTACACGCGTGCCGCGTTCCTCCAGCCCGGCCAGACCACCGAGATGCTCGCCCGCTTCTCGAGCGTCGCCGGTGAGCAGGGCTCGCCCGACACCTGGCGCGACCCCCGTGGCTTCGCGCTGAAGTTCTACACGTCCGAGGGCAACTACGACCTCGTCGGCAACAACACCCCGGTGTTCTTCATCCGTGACGGCATCAAGTTCCCGGACTTCATCCGCTCGCAGAAGCGCCTGCCGGGCTCCCACCTCCGCGACCACGACATGCAGTGGGACTTCTGGACGCTGTCGCCCGAGTCGGCGCACCAGGTCACGTGGCTCATGGGCGACCGCGGCCTGCCGGCCAGCTGGCGGAACATGGACGGCTTCGGTTCGCACACCTACCAGTGGGTCAACGCCGAGGGTGAGCGCTTCTGGGTGAAGTACCACTTCATCACCGAGCAGGGGCACAAGACCCTGACGCAGGAGGACGCCGACCGCATCGCCGGCGAGGACGCGGACTTCCACATCCGCGACCTCCACGAGGCCATCGAGCGCCAGGACTTCCCGCGCTGGACCCTCAAGGTGCAGGTCATGCCCTACGACGAGGCGGCCGAGTACCGCTTCAACCCGTTCGACCTGACGAAGGTGTGGCCGCACGCGGACTACCCCCTCATCGAGGTCGGCACGATGGAGCTCAACCGCAACCCGGAGAACTACTTCGCGCAGATCGAGCAGGCGACCTTCGCCCCCTCGAACTTCGTGCCCGGCATCGCGGCCAGCCCGGACAAGATGCTCCTCGCGCGCATCTTCAGCTACGCGGACGCCCACCGCTACCGCGTCGGCACGAACCACGCGCAGCTGCCGGTCAACGCCCCGAAGAACGAGGTGCACTCGTACTCGAAGGACGGCGGAATGCGCTTCGACTTCCAGAAGTCGGAAGTCCCCGTGTACGCGCCGAACTCGCTCGGTGGCGCCCACGCCGACCCGACCGCGACCGATGACGCCCCGGGCTGGGAGTCCGACGGTGCGCTCCAGCGCTCCGCCGCGACCCTGCACCCCGAGGACGACGACTTCGGCCAGGCGGGCACGCTCTACCGCGAGGTCCTCGACGACGCAGCGCGCGAGCGTCTCGTCGGCAACATCGCCGGCCACGTCTCCAAGGTGACGCGCGACGACCTGCGCGAGCGCGTGTTCGCCTACTGGACGAGCGTCGACCCCGACCTCGGTGCGCGCGTCCGTGCGGCCGTCGCGCCGAGCGCGCCGGGTTCGAACGAGGACCCGCAGAAGGTCGCCGTCGAGGCGTAG